A genomic stretch from Pseudomonas alkylphenolica includes:
- the asd gene encoding archaetidylserine decarboxylase (Phosphatidylserine decarboxylase is synthesized as a single chain precursor. Generation of the pyruvoyl active site from a Ser is coupled to cleavage of a Gly-Ser bond between the larger (beta) and smaller (alpha chains). It is an integral membrane protein.), with protein sequence MKSRLFIISQYLLPHHLLSRLAGCIAECRVRWFKNAFTSWFAKRYQVDMSQALVEDVTAYEHFNAFFTRALKPGARPLDETPGAVLCPADGAVSQLGPIEHGRIFQAKGHSFSALELLGGDPANAAPFMGGEFATIYLSPKDYHRVHMPLAGTLREMIYVPGRLFSVNQTTAENVPELFARNERVVCLFDTERGPMAVVLVGAMIVASIETVWAGLVTPPKRELKTFRYDEASRAPIHLEKGAELGRFKLGSTAVVLFGPEQVKWAEELGAGSAVSMGQRLALPAQA encoded by the coding sequence ATGAAATCCCGCTTGTTCATCATCAGTCAGTACCTGCTGCCTCATCACCTGCTGTCGCGTCTGGCCGGCTGCATTGCCGAATGCCGCGTGCGCTGGTTCAAGAATGCCTTCACCAGCTGGTTCGCCAAGCGCTACCAGGTCGATATGTCCCAGGCCCTGGTCGAGGACGTCACCGCTTACGAGCATTTCAACGCCTTCTTCACCCGCGCCTTGAAACCCGGTGCACGCCCGCTCGACGAGACCCCGGGTGCGGTCCTCTGCCCGGCCGACGGTGCGGTCAGCCAGCTGGGCCCGATCGAGCACGGTCGCATTTTCCAGGCCAAAGGCCACAGCTTCAGCGCGCTTGAACTGCTGGGCGGTGATCCGGCCAATGCTGCGCCGTTCATGGGCGGCGAATTCGCCACCATCTACCTGTCACCGAAGGACTACCACCGGGTGCACATGCCACTGGCCGGTACCCTGCGCGAAATGATCTATGTGCCGGGTCGACTGTTCTCGGTCAACCAGACCACCGCCGAAAACGTACCGGAGCTGTTTGCCCGCAACGAACGCGTGGTCTGCCTGTTCGATACCGAGCGCGGGCCGATGGCTGTGGTGCTGGTTGGCGCAATGATCGTCGCGTCGATCGAAACCGTCTGGGCTGGCCTGGTGACGCCACCGAAGCGTGAACTGAAGACCTTCCGCTACGACGAAGCCAGCCGCGCACCGATCCACCTGGAAAAAGGTGCAGAACTGGGTCGCTTCAAGCTGGGTTCGACGGCCGTCGTGCTGTTTGGACCTGAGCAGGTCAAATGGGCCGAAGAGCTCGGTGCCGGTTCGGCGGTGAGCATGGGCCAGCGTCTGGCGCTGCCTGCCCAGGCCTGA